The Pseudomonas berkeleyensis genome includes a region encoding these proteins:
- the prpB gene encoding methylisocitrate lyase: MTQLSAGQRFRQALAEEQPLQVIGAINANHALLAKRAGFRAIYLSGGGVAAGSLGLPDLGINTLDDVLTDVRRITDVCDLPLLVDIDTGFGPSAFNIERTVKSLIKAGAAAAHIEDQVGAKRCGHRPGKEIVSCEEMVDRVRAAADAKTDPNFFLIARTDAIQAEGVDAAIERCQRYVEAGADAIFAEAAYDLPTYKRFVDALNVPILANITEFGATPLFTRDELASVGVAIQLYPLSAFRAANKAAETVYTAIRQTGHQKDVIDLMQTRVELYDRIGYHAFEQKLDALFAAGKK, translated from the coding sequence ATGACCCAGCTTTCCGCCGGCCAACGCTTCCGCCAGGCCCTCGCCGAAGAGCAGCCGCTGCAGGTAATCGGTGCGATCAACGCCAACCACGCGCTGCTGGCCAAGCGTGCGGGCTTTCGCGCGATTTACCTGTCCGGTGGCGGTGTCGCCGCAGGTTCCCTTGGGCTGCCTGATCTGGGTATCAACACCCTGGACGACGTGCTGACCGACGTGCGCCGCATCACCGATGTCTGCGACCTGCCGCTGCTGGTGGATATCGACACCGGCTTTGGCCCCAGCGCTTTCAATATCGAGCGCACGGTCAAGAGCCTGATCAAGGCCGGCGCCGCCGCCGCGCACATCGAAGATCAGGTTGGGGCCAAGCGCTGCGGTCATCGTCCGGGCAAGGAGATCGTTTCCTGCGAGGAAATGGTCGACCGTGTGCGGGCTGCCGCCGACGCCAAGACCGATCCGAATTTCTTCCTGATCGCCCGTACCGATGCGATCCAGGCTGAAGGCGTGGACGCTGCCATCGAGCGCTGTCAGCGTTACGTCGAGGCCGGGGCCGATGCGATCTTCGCCGAGGCAGCCTACGACCTGCCGACCTACAAGCGCTTCGTCGATGCGCTGAACGTGCCGATTCTGGCCAACATCACCGAATTCGGCGCTACGCCGCTGTTCACCCGTGACGAGCTGGCCTCGGTCGGCGTAGCCATTCAGCTGTACCCGCTGTCGGCATTCCGTGCCGCGAACAAGGCGGCGGAAACTGTCTACACCGCGATCCGCCAGACCGGTCACCAGAAAGACGTGATCGACTTGATGCAGACCCGTGTCGAGCTTTACGACCGTATTGGCTACCACGCCTTCGAGCAGAAGCTCGATGCGTTGTTCGCCGCCGGCAAGAAGTAA
- a CDS encoding GntR family transcriptional regulator, which produces MLLESEAPAAPQVDSETLSEHVFRLIQAAIVKGEIAPGSKISEPELARTYGISRGPLREAIHRLEGQKLLVRVPHVGARVVSLSHVELIELYEIRESLEGMACRLAAERMTQKEIDELRRVLELHEQDAAFKAGVGYYQQEGDFDFHYRIIQGSGNRTLAKLLCDELYQLVRMYRLQFSATPNRPHQAFAEHHRILDAIADRDGELAELLMRRHIGASKRNIERHYVAQTGQGALATSSKTRGDS; this is translated from the coding sequence ATGCTGCTCGAATCAGAAGCGCCCGCAGCGCCTCAGGTGGATTCGGAAACACTTTCCGAACACGTCTTTCGCCTGATCCAGGCGGCTATCGTCAAGGGCGAGATCGCTCCCGGCAGCAAGATTTCCGAACCTGAGTTGGCGCGTACCTACGGCATCAGCCGTGGCCCGCTGCGCGAGGCTATTCATCGCCTGGAAGGGCAGAAGCTGCTGGTGCGGGTGCCGCATGTGGGCGCGCGAGTGGTTTCGCTCAGCCATGTCGAACTGATCGAGCTGTATGAGATTCGTGAATCGCTCGAAGGCATGGCCTGCCGCCTGGCTGCCGAGCGCATGACCCAGAAAGAGATCGACGAACTGCGTCGTGTGCTAGAGCTGCATGAGCAGGACGCCGCCTTCAAGGCTGGCGTCGGCTACTACCAGCAGGAAGGCGATTTCGACTTCCATTATCGGATCATCCAGGGCAGTGGTAACCGCACCCTTGCCAAGCTGTTGTGCGATGAGCTGTACCAACTGGTGCGCATGTACCGCCTGCAGTTCTCCGCCACCCCGAATCGGCCGCACCAGGCCTTCGCCGAACACCACCGCATTCTCGATGCCATCGCCGACCGTGACGGCGAACTGGCCGAACTGCTGATGCGCCGTCACATCGGCGCTTCCAAGCGCAATATCGAGCGCCACTATGTTGCTCAGACCGGGCAAGGCGCGCTCGCCACTTCATCCAAGACCCGAGGTGATTCATGA
- the rloA gene encoding retropepsin-like aspartic peptidase RloA produces MTLKPFALLLCLLALSCPSLAAGKTIYGLNEYILIQDLDLVVAGKLDTGAKTASLSARDIKRFKRDGETWVRFVLAIDGAEDQIVERPLARISKIKRRAGDFDPDEGKTYTPRPVIELHLCMGQALRTIEVNLTDRSAFQYPLLIGSEALKNFEAVIDPSLKYAAGKPGCDSDATPGE; encoded by the coding sequence ATGACCCTCAAGCCCTTCGCCCTGTTGCTTTGCCTGCTAGCTCTCTCCTGCCCAAGTCTTGCGGCAGGCAAAACCATTTATGGTCTCAACGAATACATCCTCATCCAGGATCTCGATCTGGTCGTTGCAGGCAAACTCGACACGGGTGCCAAGACCGCCTCACTCAGTGCGCGCGACATCAAACGCTTCAAACGTGACGGGGAAACCTGGGTTCGTTTCGTCCTGGCCATCGACGGTGCAGAAGATCAGATCGTCGAGCGGCCACTGGCGCGTATCAGCAAGATCAAACGCCGTGCCGGTGACTTCGATCCGGACGAAGGCAAGACCTACACACCACGCCCGGTTATCGAGCTTCACCTGTGCATGGGACAGGCCCTGCGCACGATCGAAGTGAACTTGACCGACCGAAGCGCATTCCAATACCCGCTGCTGATTGGCTCCGAAGCGCTGAAAAACTTCGAAGCCGTGATCGATCCAAGCCTTAAATACGCTGCCGGCAAGCCCGGCTGCGACTCTGACGCAACCCCTGGCGAGTAA
- the rloB gene encoding osmotic stress tolerance membrane protein RloB, giving the protein MRSLNLHLKILITLLVALGVLITAYQIFILGIPVTEDETDDLWNIDAKVEFQASPREPVKLQMFVPPLNQDYVSLNESFISNNYGVSVNRVDGNRRVTWSARRANGKQTLYYRLVLTKRYSGEQTQAKGPIFRDSLPVEGPEKIAAEALLAPIRQHSADVETFISETIKRVNNVGDDNVKLLLGGDTSTANKAKVVDLLLSIAHVPMERVHTIRLQAEVAQSPELWLRSFNGQKWLYFNPESGEQGLPADRLVWWIGDGDLVSLEGGRQAVVSFSLNNSEMNAIRLAKLTDENTDATFLEYSLYGLPLQTQQTFMIMVMIPIGVLVILILRNLGGLQTLGTFTPVLIALAFRETQLGFGIFLFTVITALGLSLRSYLEHLKLQMLPRLSVVLTFVVVLIATISLFSHKLGLERGLSVALFPMVILTMTIERLSITWEERGGGHAFKVAIGTLFAATIAHLLMSVPELVYFVFTFPAVLLILVGFMLAMGRYRGYRLTELFRFKAFLKD; this is encoded by the coding sequence ATGCGCTCTCTGAACCTGCATCTGAAAATCCTGATCACCTTGCTGGTGGCTCTGGGTGTTCTGATTACGGCATATCAAATCTTCATCCTCGGCATTCCGGTGACCGAAGACGAGACCGACGACCTGTGGAACATCGACGCCAAGGTCGAATTCCAGGCCAGCCCGCGCGAACCCGTGAAACTGCAGATGTTCGTGCCGCCGCTGAACCAGGATTACGTGAGCCTCAACGAGAGCTTCATCTCCAACAACTATGGCGTGAGCGTCAACCGTGTCGACGGCAACCGCCGCGTCACCTGGTCCGCCCGCCGCGCCAACGGCAAGCAGACTCTCTACTACCGCCTGGTACTGACCAAGCGTTACAGCGGCGAACAGACTCAGGCCAAAGGCCCGATCTTCCGCGATAGCCTGCCTGTGGAAGGCCCGGAGAAAATTGCCGCAGAAGCCCTGCTGGCACCAATCCGCCAGCACTCGGCGGATGTCGAGACCTTCATCAGCGAGACCATCAAGCGCGTCAACAACGTGGGTGATGACAACGTCAAGCTGCTGCTTGGCGGCGATACCTCCACGGCAAACAAGGCCAAGGTAGTCGACCTGCTGCTGTCCATCGCCCACGTGCCAATGGAGCGTGTGCACACCATTCGTCTGCAAGCCGAAGTCGCCCAGTCGCCTGAACTCTGGCTGCGCAGTTTCAACGGCCAGAAATGGCTGTACTTCAACCCTGAATCCGGCGAGCAGGGTCTGCCTGCCGACCGCCTGGTCTGGTGGATTGGCGACGGCGACTTGGTCAGCCTCGAAGGTGGCCGCCAAGCTGTCGTCAGTTTCAGCCTGAACAACAGCGAGATGAACGCCATCCGCCTGGCCAAGCTGACCGACGAGAACACCGACGCCACCTTCCTGGAGTACTCGCTGTACGGCCTGCCACTGCAGACCCAGCAGACCTTCATGATCATGGTGATGATCCCGATCGGCGTACTGGTGATACTGATCCTGCGCAACCTCGGTGGCCTGCAGACTCTGGGTACCTTCACCCCGGTGCTGATAGCCCTCGCCTTCCGCGAGACGCAGTTGGGCTTCGGTATCTTCCTGTTCACGGTAATCACCGCGCTCGGCCTGTCACTACGCTCCTACCTGGAACATCTGAAGCTGCAGATGCTGCCACGCCTATCGGTGGTGCTGACCTTCGTCGTGGTATTGATCGCCACCATCAGCCTGTTCAGCCACAAGCTGGGCCTGGAGCGCGGCCTGTCCGTCGCCCTGTTCCCGATGGTGATTCTGACCATGACCATCGAACGCCTGTCGATCACCTGGGAAGAACGTGGCGGTGGCCATGCCTTCAAGGTCGCCATCGGCACCCTGTTCGCCGCGACCATCGCGCATCTGCTGATGAGCGTGCCGGAGCTGGTCTACTTCGTGTTCACCTTCCCGGCGGTTCTGCTGATCCTGGTCGGTTTCATGCTGGCGATGGGGCGTTACCGCGGCTACCGCCTGACCGAACTGTTCCGCTTCAAAGCCTTCCTCAAGGACTAA
- a CDS encoding alpha-L-glutamate ligase-like protein, which yields MFGLIKTWKALEAKGIMGINRRNADYVLKYNKRHLYPIVDDKIITKERAIEAGIDVPELYGIIDTEKGIDKLDEIIAGRTDFVIKPAQGAGGDGILVIADRFEDRFKTVSGKIVSHEELEQQISSILSGLYSLGGHRDRALIEYRVTPDTIFKSISYEGVPDIRIIVLMGYPVMAMLRLPTRQSGGKANLHQGAIGVGVDLATGVTLRGTWLNNKISKHPDTTNAVDGVQLPNWDGFMKLAAGCYELCGLGYIGVDMVLDQDKGPLILELNARPGLNIQIANDCGLTHRAHAVEARLEELKAKGIQENAEERVRFSQELFGHVASKEV from the coding sequence ATGTTCGGTCTGATCAAGACATGGAAGGCCCTCGAAGCCAAAGGCATCATGGGCATCAACCGACGCAACGCGGACTACGTGCTGAAGTACAACAAGCGGCACCTGTACCCGATCGTCGATGACAAGATCATCACCAAGGAGCGGGCCATCGAGGCCGGTATCGATGTGCCCGAGCTGTACGGCATCATCGATACCGAGAAAGGCATCGACAAGCTCGACGAGATCATCGCCGGGCGCACCGACTTCGTCATCAAGCCAGCCCAGGGTGCTGGCGGTGACGGCATTCTGGTGATCGCCGACCGTTTCGAAGATCGCTTCAAGACGGTATCCGGCAAGATCGTCAGCCACGAGGAACTGGAGCAGCAAATCTCCAGCATCCTTTCCGGCCTGTACTCGTTGGGCGGCCACCGCGACCGCGCATTGATCGAATACCGCGTGACCCCGGACACCATCTTCAAGAGCATCAGCTACGAAGGCGTACCGGACATCCGCATCATCGTGCTGATGGGCTACCCGGTGATGGCCATGCTGCGCCTGCCGACCCGGCAGTCCGGCGGCAAGGCCAACCTGCACCAGGGCGCCATCGGCGTCGGCGTCGATCTCGCTACCGGCGTCACCCTGCGCGGCACCTGGCTGAACAACAAGATCAGCAAACACCCGGATACCACCAACGCGGTCGATGGTGTTCAGTTGCCGAACTGGGATGGTTTCATGAAGCTCGCGGCCGGCTGCTACGAGCTGTGCGGCCTGGGCTACATAGGCGTGGACATGGTGCTGGATCAGGACAAGGGCCCATTGATTCTCGAACTCAACGCCCGCCCAGGTCTGAACATCCAGATTGCCAACGATTGCGGCCTAACCCATCGCGCCCATGCGGTGGAAGCCCGCCTGGAAGAGTTGAAGGCCAAAGGCATCCAGGAGAACGCCGAAGAGCGTGTGCGCTTCTCCCAGGAGCTGTTCGGTCACGTCGCCAGCAAGGAAGTCTGA